Genomic segment of Falco peregrinus isolate bFalPer1 chromosome 5, bFalPer1.pri, whole genome shotgun sequence:
TGTAATTCCTTCATTCCCTgctctctttgaaaaaaatcaaaggatcgtaggcagcagagctgaaggagGTGCAGCCCATTCCCCAGGGCGGATCGAGGTAGATGAGGGTGTCCAAAAGCAGCACGTTTTAGCGAGGCACCTTCTGACACGCTAAAGGAAGAGACAACAATGATCTGAGCTCAATATTTTGGCTTCAATAAAGTACTTTTTGCCAGGACAGTTACATAAAAGTCTCCATAAACTGTTCCAGCCCACAGCTAGCATATACCCTGACTCTTTTGGTTTGAGCCAGTTCAGCCAAGACTTAAAACAAACTTGGTTGCAGTCCCATCAGATAACATTATTCTCAGACAATCTGCTCTAGAGGAATGCCACACATACCACTAACACGCCGATGGAGGTTTCCGTCCCGGCCATTGCATAGATGCCCTGATCCTTAAGGAAGGGGAAGCTCTTCTGCTGGTGCAGCATGAGCCTGGCCCCGGCAGCGGATGACAGGTAGGGGATGTAGTCTTGCTGGCTGATGTCCAGAATTAACTTCAGCCCTGGGACACCAGACAAAACACTCAGAACAGGAATTGCATCAAAATGTGagtctttgggaaaaaaaaaaaaccaacaacccagaatctattttcttcttgctgtgcACAGAAACCTCTGTTCTGTGGGGAAGGGTCGGGTCCATGGCAGCCTTACGCATGCCTCAATACATGGGATCGCGAGGGCACCGAGTGGGAAAATTTGAGCGAGCACTCAGACATGGCCTCCACAATTTTGACTCTCCAGATGTTGCACTTTTGCTAGGTTTAACATCTGTAGTCACATTCCTTGTTTCTATGTGGCACAGTCCCCTTCTGGGGGCTTATCCCCTTCTGGAAAACCACGACTCCATGCTGCAGTGCTCCAGAGACAAAGAAATCATCCAGCTGTTGTGTATAACAGAAATGGCCACTGAGAGACAGAATAGCTCCCAGCACTTCTGCTCCTTtagctccttcctcctcagcaaagctgctcttACCAAACTCAGCTCCGGGGTTGGAAGAATTCAAAGCCTCTTCGTCCATGCCCCAGTTAAAGATGTAGCAGTTACCATGGTCTGGGTGATAGATTTGGGTGAAATTCCTGGAAGAATCATGCACAAAAACCTGTGACTCTCACGGAAGACTAAAGGGCTATAACATAACGCATCTGGTGAGACCAGAGCTTGGCAGCTACGTCTGGGATTCACTTTAAATTGCTTTGTCTGTTGAATGCCTGTATAGAAATTTCAGCTGATATAACTGCAATCAATCTGCCTTTGAAAAAATAGCAAAGCAAGGTACTGGTGTGTACCGAGACACAGCCACTGGGGATAACGCTCTGTTGGAATGGAAGGGAATAGTCTGTcacacagaagagagaaataattGCTTGATCTGAGCTATGTTGGCTGGTGTTATATCTCATTCTTTGATGACAATTCTCTGTTGCCCTCTTTGCTGCCTCCTTGCagcctggggtgctgctgtgcaCTCATGTTTCTCAGAACGGGATATATAAATTTTGTCTCTGTAAGAAACAACAATGGCTAAAACCCATTTCAAGAGCCTTGTGTAAAAAGAGGGGGATGTAACTGAGGGCTGCACCGCTGTGCAGGGGGTACGCTGACTCAGcacctgggctggcagctggttATCACTAAATACCCTGGGATGGTCCCACAGATGCTGTTAGTCTTGATACATCATGAGCAAAACAGACCATCCAAAACTAAAACTCAGGCCAGCACTATCCCAAAATAACCCATTTCAGCTAGAATCACATACAGAAACCCTCTGGGAAATGTTGTTAAAGTTAAGGACCAGAGAAATCTCTTTATGAATTGATAAATaccttagaaaaagaaagaggctcCTTTAGCATCCTGTACCTTTCCCGATGTGACAGAAAAGGGCAGGGAGCTCGGTGTGCACCTACTTGTAGTTGCAGGGTTCAGCCCCATAGAGACATGCCAGGATCATGTCTTCTGCCTGGTAGCCCATCCTGATTCTCTCTTGCAGCGGGACTTTGGAGAGGATGCTGGTGGACTGCAGGATGTACCACTCGGTCACCGCCTGCGCCGCGCTGGTGAAGTTCCTGTAGGTGCAGTTGTTGGAGCCCTGATGGCTGCACTGGGGACACACAGCAGGCAGGTCTGAGCCCATCCCGCGGTGGGGACGGCAGGGGGGACGTACGGCGTGTCCTCTCTCCCTGCGCGCACCAGGCATgatgccagccctgcctgctgctcctggggaaaTGAGAGGTACGGCCAGAGGGAGCCGGCTGCCCCACCGCAAGCGTTCACAGGCGGGTCCTGCCCCAAGGAGATTCCCAGCTGGGCAGATCCTCCATCAGTCCCCGTGTTACCTCCACAAGCTTACAGAAAACATCACTTTTTGGCCAATTTTTAAGGCTGGAGTTGCCCCAGCTTCCAAGGTCTGGTCAGGCAGGGTCCATGAAGCCTTTGTCAGAGCAGAGGGTGGGGGGTCACGAGACCCCCACGTGCCTCTGGGCTGAGGACCGCAGCAGGGGCGgcagctgcagcttctcccCGGCATTTTAGGTGCCAGACCCGAGGGAGAGGTGAAGGCGGTGGGGAGCGCGTGGAgcacctctgccctgctctgccctgggctcagcctgcagcagggctgcgcGGGGGCACCACGGGGGACATGCAGCATGGCCCTCGGCGCTGCTGGCAGACCGCGCCGACCGACACAGCGCACAGCTTGGTTACTGCCCATTGCCGACCAGCGTTACCAGCACCCCCTCCCCAAGGGCTGCCGGGCCTGCTGGCAGGATCCGCTCCGTACCTCTGATGCAGTGCTAGGCTGCACGCTGTCAGAGCTTTCTTCCATGAAGAACCTGCTCATCTTACTGTTGTTACGCAGCTACCTAAAGTTCACCACAGACTGACTTTACACAGCTCCTTGCTGGGTTTTCTTTCATATAGGGAAGTTTATTTAGAGTATGATCCTGCTGCAGGCCCCACATGCAGAAATCCAGCAGCTTCAGCTGGGTGTGTGGCTGTGTATTCCTGCAGGGCATCAGACCCCctctctgaaaattaaaaaaatcttaaaatatctCTGTGCTGCCTTCCTCCGAAAACCAAGCAAACAGCTCTGTGGTATTGAAACAACACACCATTAACTTGCAAACTGCCCACGGGCCCTGTGTGCCCTGCACGAGGGTGCTGCCAGtacaggcagcccccagccccggctcaGCCAGACCAGAGCCCCGAGGCTGAGTGgccctgggcagctggtggggaagggacACCCATCTCCATGCTGCATCCCTGCCACTGCGCACCACGCTGCCCACCCCttgccccttcccagctgcctcctgtgGGACCCCtctcaccagcttcactgccagCTTGTACTTCTTCTCTTCTGACGTTGTATTGGCCAGGGCAGGTGGAGCAGCAGTTTGGTTACCCACAGAAGTTTGGTCATCTGCAGAGGTCTGGTTGTCTGCAGAGATCTGGTCACCTGCAGAGGTCTGGTTGCCCACAGAGGTCTGGTTGCCCGCAGAGGTCTGGCTGGTCTCAAAGATGTCCAGGATGATGGGGTTGTCTTTGTTGTGCTCATCAATGAGGACCAGGGGTATCTGGTGCCAGAGCCCCAGGTCGAGTGGCAAGGAGGTGTTCTCACTGCTGTTCCCTGGCGTGGGCTGCAGGATCCTCTCCAGAGCCACTTCGATGAGCCTGTCCAGCTCTTTCAGCAGATGCTTCACCTCTGAGTATCTGCAGGACAAGGAGCAGTTACCAGGTGGTGTCAAGGTCATGGGGGTGTGTAGCAACTCATCTGAGCTCATCTGCTGCACCGTTGTCTTAGACATTCCTGGGGACCTGAAGATTTACTGGAGGACAGTGGTAGCCTCCATGCAGAGCACGGCCGGCTGGGACATGGGCATCCCAGCAGCCTGCAAccaggaagaaaaccagcaggAGGATAAAGAGGGAGCGCAGCAGTGGTGAACCTGCCAGCACAGAACCAAACTGGTTGTATTTTAGTAATTCACTAGTTTACACAAAACATCTCtagcaagcagagagaaaaaacaatccCAAAGTAATTCCTGTGTTGGTTGAGAGCATCTTGCCTTGGGCTACATCATTGCACGGACGTAAATTTAAAACAACCCTAACAAAAATCAGTTACTCCTTTGAAATTACGATCGAGTTATAtcactgcagctcccagctgatACTACTGTTTAACCAGCTCTTTATGGCCAGAGTGTAAGCGATAAGAGGTATGTTCATGGcgaggaaggagaaagaaaggaattgTGGGGAAAGATCGAGAGACTGATTTTTGTTGTAACAAGCGAGTTGAACTTCGAGTTTTCCCTGAGCCAGGGAAAGTTTGCAGGGAGGCAATAACCATCATTAGATCAACTGATACAGTAAGGAAACGCAGACAAACTCGCAGGCACAGGAACCCTCCCCGCGCCTCATATCAGTCTCCTCTCTTCAGTTTTTAGTGCCACTTAGTGAGTCCATTGATGCTCCTAGTGCGCTGCCTGAGACAGGAGCAGGTCACAGTACCTTACACTGGCGGTATAACCGAGGGTGTTAAAGCACGCTGGAGTAAATTAAGCAAGGAAAAACTTACTTGAAAGGGTTGGCATTGCAGACCGTGACTGCTGGGAACTTCATGGTCTTAAAGCCAATAGAGAGAGACGAAGTGACGTTATAGGAGAGGTAGGTGTTGATGAGGATACCCCACTGCCAGAAGACCAGAGATGCAAAGAGCAAAGTTAGGAAGAACcagattaatttcttcttcGGCCCCTCTTTGATGATGCGCTTCGGGCCGTGGGTGTTGGTGTTGTCGCAGTACCAGACCAGCAGCTCCTTGTAGGTGTAGCCAGGCCCCTTCTGCAGGCGGTGCAGCGCCCGGATGAAGTACCTCCTCAGGTTCATGCTGCGCCCTGCAAGTGGGAGAAAAGACACCAAACCAGCTGTGCTGAGAGGCAGGGTTTGCACTACGCCAGGCACACCTgtcagcaaagcagaagcagaataGTTACATGATGGCATGACTGTAGTTTTACAACCCAGGAGAAATCTGGAGCAGATGTCCTGCAGGGTCACGCTGTGGCAGCGACACGGCCCCTCGCCTCCTGAGAGGGTACCGGAGGGAGGTTTATGCTTTGCTGTTCCAACAGTGGTGAAGGTTTTTGTCATCTCCCTTCTGGCCCCAGGAGAGTGAAGTGACTTGGACCTGCTGGACGCAGCTGTGCCCACGTGACTTACCAAGCGCTGGTCCCCGGCCCCGCACAGGTTGCAGTCAGGACCCAGGTAACTTTTTCAGAAGTCGGTATTTTGTGTGCAAACTGGTATGTCTGCAGCATCGACCGAAACCTCTGCCAACGCTAGATGGACCAAGCAGTACACTCATGAGCTGGTTTCAGGTAGAATTCAGGCTAGCAGCGTTTACTAAACGCAGGACTTAAGACAACTCTTCTTAAAAGCATTACAGTGCACCAGGCTGTCAGAGGGGGCAGGAGAAGAGGACCAGGACCCAGCAGCACCTTTCCCAGGACCAGGAATGCTGCTCAGTGCCGCTGCCTGCCACAGGAAGGACAACAGATTGGTTTTTTCCACCaaattcctttgtttttcagatacTATCGGTATGCTTCCACTGCTCATGTGAGGGATGCTGCATATTTTACATTCATATTGTGAGTAAACAGAATGTTTTGTGCTACTAGTTTAAGGTGAGAATTTGTGTTACTAAATCTTAATATCCTGAGGCAggatttcaaaacaaaccacagtCAGCTGCTTAgaacatttttcagatttaaactGTAGGAGAAcagaattaaatattaatgCTGCATATAACTCGGCACCCCAGAAGAAAGAGTGCTGAAATAATACAGCAATATTTCAATAATGATCAGTACTCAGCAACACAGAAACTAGATTAATGCAGTTACTCACAGACAGACTACCCCAGGAAGCTGAAGGGTACGTACAGGCATCCCGGGGAGTGGGACAATCCCTGTCCTTACTtttccagggggaaaaaaaaaaaaaagggtactACGGATTATCGATTTTTTGGCCAGATCTGCGACATCTCCTGAGTAGCATATACAGAGCttgataaaaatataaacctAATAGATTTTATGGTGTCTCACTCCATGATGCAAAGAGAGGTTATATTTTCGTTGCATACCCTGTCACATGTGATGCTAGACATAGCCTGACACCACGAGGTCTTGACAGGAGAGTGCCTTGGAAAGAAGAAGCTCTAGCTACTTTCTCTGAGATTTGAGGGCAGGCTCTACCCTCATGTGAAAGCATTCTGTTCTCCAAAGAACACTTGGACCTCCCGCACCCCCGAGACCTGCAGCCCACCAGCGCATCAGCAGCTCATCCTCCGTGGACTCGTGCCACAGAGGTTcccacccacagctgcctgcagaaggaTTTATGCACAGAAGGAGCTTACATTGCATCAGATGCTCGCTGGCTTTTGGGCAGGAATATAATGAAAATAGGAGCAACAACTTTAACTCAGTTACCCGTGGCTGAAGGGACAACGTGAAACACGCATGGCCGTTCTGCCTGAGCCCTCTGCTGCCGTGTGTGAGGACAAACCGTCCCAAGGCACGGCCTCAGGATTGGTCTCTGCTTTATAAAACGGTACcatcaaaacacatttaaatcCAGAGAGACTAGCAAGGCAAActagtaaatattttctgccttttaagaAATCCAATAAAAGGTTTAGATCAGactaaaatttaaaacacaCCTACACCGCACTAGGCAAAACCCAGCCCGGCTGGACCTGACCGGCCGCATGCCCTGCAGCCTCTGTTTGCTCTGCTCCTTATGGACCGTGCTGGCCAGGCACCGAGCGTGGGCTTCTGCCATCCAGGGACCCCAGGGTGTCATACAGACCTTTGTGGGTTGCTCATCAACCCAACTTTGCTGGGCAaagttattatttctttttatattgtttcctgaggctgaattctttttttttcctgatggcaATGTTGAGACACATACTTGTGGCCCGAGGAGCACACACGGAGTAAAAGCTCTACTTTCATAACATAGTAAAGCTAAAGATACTGAACAGCTAATTTTGATGCTGCTTTATCTTTGTTCACGGCTTTGCAGAAGTCATCGATACACACTTGTTCTCCACCttgaatttatttccatttagcCATCGAACCTGAGAGTGCTCTTTGCAAAGTCACGGTATGCTGGCTAGCGATAGCAAGGGGAAGGCACTGTGCTAGGCAAGGAACACCAGCTCCAAATCAGTTTTAAGCAAAGATTGAAGTGCCTTCTATCTCACTTTATCTCTTCAGTTCACCCACCGTAAAAACACTGTGCTGAAGGGcatcattttcacatttttgagTTAGATTCAGGCCACACTGTGGAAAATAAGATTAAACTAGTTTTTGGATATGTTTTAAATTgattcagactttttttccctgctgtcaAAGCTATGGGATCTGTTCTTTGCAAGTGCTGCTCCATCCCACAGGGCACCTGCCAGTCGgagcacagggatggggacggggacagggacGGGGATAGGGTCAGCTGGAAGAGCATCCTCAGGCAGGATGCCTGCAGTGTCTGTGCCCCACCATGAAAACACATGGATCCCAACATTAAAAATCCAAGTTAACAAGGTGTGCTGGCCACACAGCCAAGCAGACAGTCACAGGTTTTTCACGGCACATCTTAACATGGCAGCAGAGTGAAGGACTCAGGTTTCCTCTTCCTTTAGGCATGAGCTGTGTTTCTAAACAGGTCATTCAATAAAAGAAACGGCATTAAGCGAAAGCTAAGCTTGAccatacttctttttttccaatctTTTTTCTCACCTTAATAGTTTTCTTCTTACCTTTATTTCCAGAATGTTTCTAGAAAgactttgtgtttctttctcaCTGGTAAAAGCCGCTCTGCACGAGGTGCCTTGCCTGATGGGAAGCCAAAGCCCCTGTGACAGGGCggggggtcctgccctgggcacaGTCTCAGTGCTCGGATGCTGTAGCTGTTTGGAGGGGGTTTGGTACCGGTCTTGGTGCCAGCCTGGAGCCTGTCCTGCTTTCCTCCATCAGTGGGCTGCACCTGGAACGGAACAGAGAAGTGACAAATGAGGGGCAACAAGACCCACCCTCTGTCAGCACACAGATAACCGTCGCCTCTTCCCAAacccaaccccccacccccaccccggaGACAGGCAATGGAGGCTGCAAGGGGACAGGAGCCGAGGGGGACATCAGGGCTGTCCCCCTTGATGGACACTTGGCCTGGCTCCTGCAGGCAAGTGGCACGCAGGGTTACAAACACCGGCCCCACAGCCGCCCTCAAACCCCTGTTATTCGTTATTTATTATTAGTTATTCACACACACAGCGTGTGAAGCTCAGGGCCCGGACACGCggctgctctcagctgccaCTCACTGGTTCTATTTCTCGTATGGCTGCTTCACTTCCAAGGCCCCGGTCAGGGAAGGGGAACACGCATCCATTAGTCTCCCCAACTCCTTCTCCCTTGCACTTTGATTGTCACACTGCTCTGTTTGCAGGACTGGTCTCTATCGTGCAGATAATGTCTCTCACTGTCTCCTTTGCCGGTGGggcagccccactgctgccctcagcacctctgccctgctgtgctctgggctgccccttcccagcactCTGCCACCACCTGAAATGCCCGTCAGGAGTTGACCCTGTGGAGCACAGGGTGCCACgtgcccctctcccagcagcacccccaTACCTGCGATGACCAAAGCCATCCTAAAAGCAACCTGCTCCCGGCTCTAATGTGGTTTGCTTTGTGCTGGGAAGGAGGTGTCCTCAccttcccccagcagccctgagTCCAGCCCTGCATCATCCCAGCACCATCCCAGGTGAAACTCCTCCACCTTACAGGTGAGATCAGACTCCCACGTTACGAAATGATTGTGTTGACTGCGTTGAGTCTCCTCTGGGATTTTCCTAGGGCAATTGCCACTTAAAGACATAAGCAAAACTCAGCACACTCCTGGAAGCTCCAGGGTGGTACCTCGGCTGCAAAACCACTCCGACACCACGAGGACTGATACTGCAATTATTCAGTACTTTGCTGGGGCACAAACCAGCCATTCCTCTTTGATCACCAGCTGCTCATCTGCCGTCTTCTCCAGAGCCTGATGAAAAGACCTTGTTTTCCTAGAGGAGACATCTATGCTATCCAGTGGTATTTTTGCAAAttagaggaatttttttctattacatCACAAGTTTACAGGCTGGCAGTTGTAAAGTGGAGCAGGAATGTGGCAGTGAGCAATGAAAGCCCTTTCTGAACCCAAGGTCACAGAGTACCCAGCAGATGCTTTGCCTCGCTGTTGTGTGTGAGGAAAGCATCTGCTGCACGTGGCTGCCAGCTCAGGCACCCACGGCTGCCCCAATCTGTGCAGGCATTTGCGGGCCTCTGGTCCCACGGGCATGTGCACAGCACTTGAAGAGTATTTACAGTCTGGAAGTTTAGATAGCATTTGCCTGACTCCCTGTACCGTACGTTAGACACTCTGCCCCTTCttggtggtgaggcactggcacagttGCCCATCCACaggatgccccatccctggcggtgtccaaggccaggctggttGGGGCTTGGAGCtacctggtctggtggaaggtgtccctgcccgtggcaggggcttggaactaggtctttaaggtcccttccaatctaaACCATTCCGTGATTCTATGATACTTCCCCTGCCAGCCTAACGCTGCGTTTCCCGTGATGTCCCTGTCTCCTAGCACGATGACAAGCCTTGCTCCTCACGTGCCAGTAAGGTCACATTGCTGAGAGCCAACTCTGCTGCTTGTGCAATGCACGACGTGAATCCTGGAATGTAAGAGGCGCGatccccccagcagctccctccccagccccagatTATTCTGCAGCAAGGCCGGTGTCCCGGAGAGGAAccatcccctgccctccccgcgGGGCAGCAGCCCGGGGTGGGTGGCACATGTCCCACTGCAGAGGGAGACGGCAGTGACATCCTGGGAAGCTGCGGTTTGCTCCCACACCGGCGAGATTCGGGAAAGCCCCGTGTGAACGGAGGGGGCGGCAGCAGCGCACAGCTGGCTGcgctggcacagctggcacGGACACCGCAGCGCTGCTGCACGAGCAGCCGAAGGTGGGGGGCTCCGCGCCTGCCCCTGCGCACGAACCCACCGTTTCTATTCCGTACCCCCGAAAGCACAGCGGAGGGCTCCCCCCATTCCTCGCCCTCTGGAGGCAACATTACGCCTTAAACCCGCGTCCCCTCCGCACGACGCAGCTGCCCCACGCGTGTCcagccccccgcggcccccccacccccgaccccccggccccccgtacctgccgccccgccgctccggccccgctccccgccggcagcgcccgcggcccccgcccgcccccgtacctgcccccgcccgccgcgggcccGCCCCCCGTTCctgccccgcccgccccgccgccctccgccccctccccgggagCCGCC
This window contains:
- the SCNN1B gene encoding amiloride-sensitive sodium channel subunit beta, with product MNLRRYFIRALHRLQKGPGYTYKELLVWYCDNTNTHGPKRIIKEGPKKKLIWFFLTLLFASLVFWQWGILINTYLSYNVTSSLSIGFKTMKFPAVTVCNANPFKYSEVKHLLKELDRLIEVALERILQPTPGNSSENTSLPLDLGLWHQIPLVLIDEHNKDNPIILDIFETSQTSAGNQTSVGNQTSAGDQISADNQTSADDQTSVGNQTAAPPALANTTSEEKKYKLAVKLCSHQGSNNCTYRNFTSAAQAVTEWYILQSTSILSKVPLQERIRMGYQAEDMILACLYGAEPCNYKNFTQIYHPDHGNCYIFNWGMDEEALNSSNPGAEFGLKLILDISQQDYIPYLSSAAGARLMLHQQKSFPFLKDQGIYAMAGTETSIGVLVDELERMGYPYSDCTMNGSDVPVKNLYSQYNTSYSIQACLRSCFQNHMIEICGCGHYMFPLPEGVKYCNNEDNPGWAYCYSSLRSSIRHRQICIDSCKETCNDTQYKMTISMADWPSEASEDWIFHILSYERDMSTNVTLDRNGIIKLNIYFQEYNYRTISESAATTIVWLLSSLGGQFGFWMGGSVLCLIEFGEIIIDSLWITVINVISWCKGLKQKRAQARYPDKPPTVSELVEAHTNLGFQPEDTGTLPRDEALPPEPGTPPPNYDSLRVQPLDVLGPDSDTETE